CTGACAGAACCGCTTTTGTTGCGTTTCTTCCTGACAAACATAACTATATTTTATCAACGGGACACCCAAATTCCAATACCCCTCCGACGAGGACGGGCTGATTTTAGAGAGGATTGGCGAAGTCAGGTGCAGGTGAATGGCGATTTGTATGCCAACAACTACTACCACAACTCGGACGAAAGGCTGAAAACAGATATTTCAACCAGCAAGGGGTTGAGTATCATTGAAAAGCTGCGCGGCGTCAGCTTCCGGTGGAAGGCCAACGGCGAGCGTTCGGACGGCGTGATAGCCCAGGAGCTTGAGAAGGTCATGCCGGAGGCGGTGCGCTCCGCCAAGGACGGACACAAGGTGGTCGCATACGACGTTTTGTTCGCCCCGCTGATAGAATCAATCAAGGAATTGAAGGCCGCCAACGACGCGCAGGCGGAGGAAATAAGAAAACTGCGCGACAGGGTGAATGTTCTGGAGGGGGGAAAGCAGGCCGGCCCCCGCTCTTCTAAGTGAAAAGTTTCAGGTTTATGATTTTACGGCGGTATAATCCATAGATTGACCACGGATTTTCACAGATTATCCGGACTTTTCCCTTGCGGAAAATTCCGGGGTCAATGACCGGGCAGTTCCGCCTTGCCGGAGAGCGCGTCTGCATCGGCGGGGTCCAGCGATAGCGCCTTTTTGAAATCGGCGCGGGCTTTGGCGGGTTTTTTCAACTTCAGATATGCGCGGCCCCTTGCCGCGTAGTCGCGCGCCTGCGGCGACAGCGCGATGGTCCTGTCCAAATCCGAAACAGCCTGGGCATACCGTCCCGTTTCATACAGGGCAATTGCGCGGTTGCGGTAATTGTAGGCCCGGAGCGGGTCCATTGCAATCGCTTTGTCCAAATCCTCAATAGCACGGGTGAACTGTTTCAGCCCGGCCAGCGCGGCGCCGCGGTTGCCGTAAGCGTCGGAGAACCCGGGGTCGCGCAGCGCCGCCGCGTCATAGGCGGATACCGCCTTTTCAAGCTCGCCCGCGCCGGCGTATGCCGCGCCCAGGTCGCTGTAGAGCCGCGGCTGGTCCGGTTTCAGCTCAAGCGAGCGGGCAAAATCGGCTGCCGCCTCTTTGTAACGTCCGGCGTAAAAACGCGCGCGGCCCCGCCCGGCGTAAACATCGGTGCGGCGCGGGTTCATATGGAGCGCGGCGGAAAAATCCTCCTCGGCATTGCCGTAAAGTTTCAACGCCGAATATGCCAGCCCGCGCATGGCGAGCGCGTCAACGGTGCGCTCGTATTTCAATCCCTCGGTGAAGTCGGAGAGCGCCATGACGTACTGTCCCAGCGCGTAATGCGCCGTTCCCCGGCGGTGATAGGCATAGCCGTAGCGCGGGTTCATCGCCAGCGCCCTGTCCAGGTCCGCCAGGGCGGGGAGGTATTGCTTCTCGTCGCATAACAGCGCGGCGCGGTGGACGTAAGGATAATCGTAATCCGGGTTCAGCGTTATCGCGGTGTTGAAATCGTCAAGCGCCTCCTTGCCGCGGCCCAGTTCCTGATATGCCGTTCCCCGGTTTACATAAGCCTTGGCGCCCGGATAGCGCGAGATGACGTCGTTCCATAGCGACAGGCTGTCATGCCATACCTGCGCGCGGGCGGCGCACATCCAGCCCAGCGCCAGAATCAGCGCGCATGCCAAAACGGCCGCCGGCTTTTTAGCCCGGGCGTAAAACTGCGCGAAAAGCTGGCCCGCCAGCATAAATATCCCCGCCGCCGGGATATACGTGTATCTGTCCGCCGGAGCAAGCTCCGCGAAAGCCGCCGAAGGCAGCAGCAGTGCCGCAAAAAAAGCCGGACCGAACACATAAGGCCGCAGTTCCGCCCTTGAGAACAGAACCGCCAGGGATCCCACCACCGCCAGATACGGCAGATATGCCGTTGCGCCGGAAACACGCAGCGCGGGATACAGCGCGGACAGTTTGGCCGGGTAAATTATTTTCCACAGGTAGAACAGCTCCGTGTACCCGCAGGACAGCAGCCTGCCGCCCGGGGCCAGCCCCGCGCCGGAAGTTACCGGGGATGTCAGGAAAAACTCCCCCACTGTAAACGACAGCAAAACAGCGGCGGCGGCAGCCGCGAAATGCGGTATTTTTTCGGCAAAAACGCGGCGGTCCCAGCCGCGGTCAAAATGCCGGTCAATCAGGAAAAACGCCAGAACGCCGGCTATGACGGCGGGCTTGGCCAGCAATGCCGCCAGAAACAAAACAGCCGAAGCCGCAAGCAGTTTCCGGTCCGGCGATTTCGCATGGCGCGCATGCGCCAGCAGCGCGGCCAGGAAAAACAGGCAGCACAGCAAATCCTTCCTGCCGGAAATCCACGCCACGGATTCGGCGCGCAGCGGATGAACGGCAAACAAAAGCGCGGCAAACAGCGCGGCGGGGGAGGTAAGCCCCAGCTCCAGCGCGAAATAATAAAACAGCAGGCAGTTCGCCAGGTGCAGCGCGATATTGGTTGCGTGATATGCCGCCGGTTTCAGCCCGAAAAGCGAATGCTCTATTTTGTAGGTCAGCACCGTAAGCGGATGATAATAGCCCTGCGGCGAGGTTTTGAAGACATCGCCCCAGCGCGGGCTTTCCATGACGGGGCTGGCGGTTACATACTGCCTGTCGTCCCAGTTGACGAAATCCGCCCGGAAGGCGGGCCAGAACGCGGACAGCGCGGCGGCCAGTATGATGGCGGGGGCGGTTTTTCTCATCACGGAAATTCTATAATTTGTGCGATGGAGCAGGGAAAGGCGAAAATAGCGGCGCTGGCGCTGGTAGTTGCCATCGCGGCGGCGGTGTTCCGGCCCGCGGCCGGGGCCGGGTTCATTGATGTAGACGACGGCGACTATATAGCCGCCTCCGGCGCGGGCATAAAGGAGATATTCACCACCTCGCCGCTGGGCTACTACCACCCGCTTACGCTGCTTTCCTTCCGGGCGGAGCGCTCGCTGGCGGGGCTGAGCCCTGCGGTCTGCCATTCCACCAATATAGCGCTGCATCTGGGCTGCTGCGCGCTGGTCTGGCGGCTTGCGCTGGCGCTGGGGCTGCAAATCCCCGCCGCCGCGCTGGCCGCGCTGCTGTTTGCGCTGCATCCGACCAGGGTGGAGCCTGTCGCCTGGGTCTCCGGCAGGAAAGAACTGCTGTGCTGCCTGTTTTTTCTGGCCGCGTTGCTGGCGTATGCGCGCTACCTCAAAAACCGCGCCTGGCACGCGCTGGCCGCGCCGCTGCTGCTGTTCTGCTGCGCGCTGCTTTCAAAGCCGACGATAGTTTTCGGGCCGCTGATTCTGCTGCTGCTGGACTGGCGCGCCGGACGCGCCGATGTAAAAAGAATGCTGGCGGAGAAAATCCCGTTTTTCGCCGCGTCCGCCGCCGCGGTGCTGGTTTCCGTGAAGGCGGGGCTGTTTTTTCCCGGCGAGGTGGCGGCGCAGCATTCAGCCATAGGCGCGGCGGAGCGGCTGGCGCTGGGCGCGCGGACTTTGCGTTTTTACCTGCATAAAACCGTGTTCCCGGCGGGGCTGGCCGCGCCGTATCCGCTTATTGAAACAAGCGGCTCCGTCCTGCCGGATATGCTGTTTGCGGCTTTTGCGGCGGGGCTGTGCTGGTTTCTGATTGCGAGGAGGGAACTGCGCCCCGCCGGGCTGTGCGCTGCGGCATTCGCGCTGGCTGTTGCGCCGGTGCTGTTTTTTCCGGCGCTTATACCGTCGGACAGATACCTCTACACCCCGGCCGTCGCCCTTTTCCTGCCGGCGGGGGCCGCGCTGTCCGCCATGCGGGGCAAGGCGGTTGCCTCCGCTGCCGCGGCGGCGCTGCTGGGCGTTTTCGCCGTATACGACGGCAGCTTAATCAAAAGATGGAACAATAATCTGGATTTCTGGAGCGGCGTCATCGCGCGCACGACGCCGCGCGTGGAAACGCAAACCTCGCGCGGCAGGGGAGCG
This region of Elusimicrobiales bacterium genomic DNA includes:
- a CDS encoding tail fiber domain-containing protein, whose protein sequence is MQVNGDLYANNYYHNSDERLKTDISTSKGLSIIEKLRGVSFRWKANGERSDGVIAQELEKVMPEAVRSAKDGHKVVAYDVLFAPLIESIKELKAANDAQAEEIRKLRDRVNVLEGGKQAGPRSSK
- a CDS encoding tetratricopeptide repeat protein → MRKTAPAIILAAALSAFWPAFRADFVNWDDRQYVTASPVMESPRWGDVFKTSPQGYYHPLTVLTYKIEHSLFGLKPAAYHATNIALHLANCLLFYYFALELGLTSPAALFAALLFAVHPLRAESVAWISGRKDLLCCLFFLAALLAHARHAKSPDRKLLAASAVLFLAALLAKPAVIAGVLAFFLIDRHFDRGWDRRVFAEKIPHFAAAAAAVLLSFTVGEFFLTSPVTSGAGLAPGGRLLSCGYTELFYLWKIIYPAKLSALYPALRVSGATAYLPYLAVVGSLAVLFSRAELRPYVFGPAFFAALLLPSAAFAELAPADRYTYIPAAGIFMLAGQLFAQFYARAKKPAAVLACALILALGWMCAARAQVWHDSLSLWNDVISRYPGAKAYVNRGTAYQELGRGKEALDDFNTAITLNPDYDYPYVHRAALLCDEKQYLPALADLDRALAMNPRYGYAYHRRGTAHYALGQYVMALSDFTEGLKYERTVDALAMRGLAYSALKLYGNAEEDFSAALHMNPRRTDVYAGRGRARFYAGRYKEAAADFARSLELKPDQPRLYSDLGAAYAGAGELEKAVSAYDAAALRDPGFSDAYGNRGAALAGLKQFTRAIEDLDKAIAMDPLRAYNYRNRAIALYETGRYAQAVSDLDRTIALSPQARDYAARGRAYLKLKKPAKARADFKKALSLDPADADALSGKAELPGH
- a CDS encoding tetratricopeptide repeat protein; translation: MEQGKAKIAALALVVAIAAAVFRPAAGAGFIDVDDGDYIAASGAGIKEIFTTSPLGYYHPLTLLSFRAERSLAGLSPAVCHSTNIALHLGCCALVWRLALALGLQIPAAALAALLFALHPTRVEPVAWVSGRKELLCCLFFLAALLAYARYLKNRAWHALAAPLLLFCCALLSKPTIVFGPLILLLLDWRAGRADVKRMLAEKIPFFAASAAAVLVSVKAGLFFPGEVAAQHSAIGAAERLALGARTLRFYLHKTVFPAGLAAPYPLIETSGSVLPDMLFAAFAAGLCWFLIARRELRPAGLCAAAFALAVAPVLFFPALIPSDRYLYTPAVALFLPAGAALSAMRGKAVASAAAAALLGVFAVYDGSLIKRWNNNLDFWSGVIARTTPRVETQTSRGRGAVFDRAVLAEAYLKRGDALLAASRPEAAIADYSRSIGLKPEISTISSTSSQPKAYANRGTAYLISGHYEQAVADYTQSLALAPGDAGTYTNRGCAYHSLKLYAKAIADYDRAIKLKPDFDQAYANRGTSYGKLGRHEQALADFTTALHINPGNALAKIGRGVAEEMLRGT